A genomic region of Pseudomonas sp. KU43P contains the following coding sequences:
- the fliE gene encoding flagellar hook-basal body complex protein FliE, with product MSQGVEFNRLMLDMRAMQAEAMSAPKATAAPELAPGQSSFADMLGQAIGKVHETQQASTQLANAFEIGKSGVDLTDVMIASQKASVSMQALTQVRNKLVQAYQDIMQMPV from the coding sequence ATGAGCCAAGGTGTTGAATTCAATCGTCTGATGTTGGACATGCGCGCCATGCAGGCAGAAGCCATGTCCGCGCCCAAGGCCACTGCCGCGCCTGAACTGGCGCCAGGGCAGAGCAGCTTTGCCGACATGCTCGGCCAGGCCATTGGCAAGGTGCATGAGACCCAGCAGGCCTCGACCCAGTTGGCCAATGCCTTCGAAATCGGCAAGAGCGGCGTCGACCTGACTGACGTGATGATCGCCTCGCAAAAAGCCAGTGTGTCCATGCAGGCGTTGACCCAGGTACGCAACAAGCTGGTCCAGGCGTACCAGGACATCATGCAGATGCCGGTTTGA
- a CDS encoding sensor histidine kinase, whose protein sequence is MPQAAHHSRALDLQGRTPVEQESREGLEQAFALFSQMSTQLNQSYSMLEARVSELKGELAVVGAQRMAELNEKERLANRLQNLLDLLPGGVVVIDDQGLVREANPAACELLGEPLIGQLWRQVIARCFAPRKDDGHEVSLRDGRRLSIATRSLDAEPGQLVLLNDLTETRRLQDQLARHERLSSLGRMVASLAHQIRTPLSAAMLYASHLADGERELAPETRQRFAGSLKERLHELEHQVRDMLVFARGELPMTDRLTPKGLFQALQQAAQAHVQGHAVRWQCDTHLGELLCNRDTLVGALLNLIENALQASEGPARLKVHLFRRQHCLHLCVSDAGSGIEPDLLGRLGEPFLTTKATGTGLGLAVVKAVVRAHQGSLQLRSKVGRGTCVKVVLPLIDGQPVEVV, encoded by the coding sequence ATGCCCCAGGCCGCCCACCATTCCCGAGCCCTTGATCTGCAGGGGCGAACCCCGGTCGAACAGGAGAGTCGAGAGGGGCTGGAGCAGGCGTTCGCCCTGTTCAGCCAGATGTCCACCCAGCTCAACCAGTCCTACAGCATGCTCGAAGCGCGCGTCAGCGAGCTCAAGGGTGAGCTGGCAGTGGTCGGTGCCCAGCGCATGGCCGAACTGAACGAAAAGGAACGCCTGGCCAACCGCCTGCAAAACCTGCTCGACCTGCTCCCGGGTGGCGTGGTGGTAATCGACGACCAGGGCCTGGTGCGCGAAGCCAACCCGGCGGCCTGCGAACTGCTCGGCGAGCCTTTGATCGGCCAGCTCTGGCGCCAGGTGATCGCCCGGTGCTTCGCCCCGCGCAAGGACGATGGCCATGAGGTGTCGCTGCGTGACGGGCGTCGCCTGTCCATCGCCACGCGTTCGCTGGATGCCGAACCTGGCCAGTTGGTGCTGCTCAACGACCTGACTGAAACCCGTCGCCTGCAAGATCAGTTGGCGCGCCATGAGCGCCTGTCTTCGCTGGGGCGCATGGTCGCCTCGCTGGCCCATCAGATCCGCACGCCACTGTCGGCAGCCATGCTGTATGCCAGCCACCTGGCCGATGGCGAGCGCGAGCTCGCGCCAGAGACCCGTCAACGTTTTGCCGGTAGCCTCAAGGAGCGCCTGCACGAGCTGGAGCACCAGGTGCGCGACATGCTGGTGTTTGCCCGCGGCGAACTGCCGATGACCGACCGGCTGACGCCAAAGGGCCTGTTCCAGGCCTTGCAGCAGGCGGCCCAGGCCCATGTGCAGGGGCATGCTGTGCGCTGGCAGTGCGACACCCACCTGGGGGAGTTGCTGTGCAACCGCGATACCCTGGTGGGCGCCTTGCTCAACCTGATCGAGAACGCCCTGCAGGCCAGCGAAGGCCCGGCGCGGCTCAAGGTGCACCTGTTCCGCCGCCAGCACTGCTTGCACCTGTGCGTCAGCGACGCCGGCAGCGGCATCGAGCCCGATCTGTTGGGGCGCCTGGGCGAACCGTTCCTCACCACCAAGGCCACCGGTACCGGGCTCGGCCTGGCGGTGGTCAAGGCCGTGGTGCGTGCGCACCAGGGCAGCTTGCAGCTGCGTTCCAAGGTGGGTCGCGGCACCTGCGTAAAAGTTGTGCTGCCGTTGATCGACGGGCAGCCCGTGGAGGTCGTGTGA
- the fleQ gene encoding transcriptional regulator FleQ, giving the protein MWRETKILLIDDDSARRRDLAVVLNFLGEENLSCSSQDWQQVVESLSSSREVLCVLIGAVNAPGGVLGLLKTVAGWDEFLPVLLIGEISSADYPEELRRRVLSNLEMPPSYSQLLDSLHRAQVYREMYDQARERGRQREPNLFRSLVGTSRAIQHVRQMMQQVADTDASVLILGESGTGKEVVARNLHYHSKRREAPFVPVNCGAIPAELLESELFGHEKGAFTGAITSRAGRFELANGGTLFLDEIGDMPLPMQVKLLRVLQERTFERVGSNKTQSIDVRIIAATHKNLESMIEDGTFREDLYYRLNVFPIEMAPLRERVEDIPLLMNELISRMEHEKRGSIRFNSAAIMSLCRHGWPGNVRELANLVERMAIMHPYGVIGVSELPKKFRYIDDEDEQLVDSLRSDLEERVAINGHAPSFANHAMLPPEGLDLKDYLGSLEQGLIQQALDDANGIVARAAERLRIRRTTLVEKMRKYGMSRQGGEDQAED; this is encoded by the coding sequence ATGTGGCGTGAAACCAAGATTCTTCTGATCGATGACGACAGCGCCCGCCGCCGCGATCTGGCGGTGGTTCTGAACTTTCTCGGGGAAGAGAACCTCTCGTGCTCCAGCCAGGACTGGCAGCAGGTGGTTGAGTCGTTGTCTTCCAGTCGCGAAGTGCTCTGCGTGCTGATCGGTGCCGTGAATGCTCCAGGCGGGGTGCTTGGGCTGCTTAAGACAGTGGCAGGGTGGGATGAGTTCCTTCCGGTGCTGCTGATTGGTGAAATTTCTTCTGCGGACTACCCGGAAGAGCTTCGCCGCCGGGTGCTGTCCAACCTGGAAATGCCGCCCAGCTACAGCCAGCTGCTCGATTCGCTGCACCGTGCCCAGGTCTACCGCGAGATGTACGACCAGGCCCGCGAGCGCGGTCGCCAGCGTGAGCCCAACCTGTTCCGCAGCCTGGTCGGCACCAGCCGTGCCATCCAGCACGTGCGGCAGATGATGCAGCAGGTGGCCGATACCGACGCCAGCGTGCTGATCCTCGGTGAGTCCGGCACCGGCAAGGAAGTGGTGGCGCGCAACCTGCACTACCACTCCAAGCGCCGTGAAGCGCCGTTCGTGCCGGTCAATTGCGGGGCAATTCCCGCCGAGTTGCTGGAGAGCGAGCTGTTCGGCCATGAGAAGGGCGCCTTCACCGGCGCCATTACCAGCCGCGCCGGGCGTTTCGAGCTGGCCAATGGCGGTACCTTGTTCCTCGACGAGATCGGCGACATGCCGCTGCCGATGCAGGTCAAGCTGTTGCGTGTGCTGCAGGAGCGCACCTTCGAACGGGTGGGCAGCAACAAGACCCAGAGCATCGATGTGCGCATCATCGCCGCGACCCACAAAAACCTCGAAAGCATGATCGAGGATGGGACGTTCCGCGAAGACCTGTACTACCGCCTCAACGTGTTCCCCATCGAGATGGCGCCGTTGCGCGAGCGCGTGGAAGACATCCCGCTGCTGATGAACGAGCTGATCTCGCGCATGGAACATGAGAAGCGCGGCTCGATCCGCTTCAATTCCGCGGCCATCATGTCGCTGTGCCGCCACGGTTGGCCGGGTAACGTTCGTGAACTGGCCAACCTGGTCGAGCGCATGGCCATCATGCACCCCTATGGGGTGATTGGCGTGTCGGAGTTGCCGAAGAAATTCCGCTACATCGACGACGAGGACGAGCAGCTGGTCGACAGCCTGCGCAGCGACCTCGAAGAGCGTGTGGCGATCAATGGCCATGCGCCGAGCTTCGCCAACCACGCCATGCTGCCGCCTGAAGGGCTGGACCTGAAGGACTATCTGGGCAGCCTGGAACAGGGCCTGATCCAGCAAGCGCTGGACGATGCCAACGGTATCGTGGCACGGGCCGCTGAACGTTTGCGCATTCGTCGTACTACCTTGGTGGAGAAGATGCGCAAGTACGGCATGAGTCGTCAGGGTGGTGAGGATCAGGCCGAAGATTGA
- the fliF gene encoding flagellar basal-body MS-ring/collar protein FliF: protein MAEAVVENAPAKSGSPASKPPLFGMAFLENISQMPMLRQVGLLVGLAASVAIGFAVVLWSQQPDYRPLYGSLAGMDTKQVMDTLAAADIPYNVEPNSGALLVKADDLSRARLKLAAAGVAPSDGNVGFELLDKEQGLGTSQFMEATRYRRSLEGELARTVSSLNNVKAARVHLAIPKSSVFVRDERKPSASVLVELYPGRALEAGQVMAIVNLVATSVPELDKSQVTVVDQKGNLLSEQLQDTALTMAGKQFDYSRRMEGMLTQRVHNILQPVLGNDRYKAEVSADLDFSAVESTSEQFNPDQPALRSEQSVNEQRASSQGPQGVPGALSNQPPGPASAPQTTGGAAGAAGAIQPGQPLVDANGQQVMDPATGQPMLAPYPSDKRLQTTKNFELDRSISHTRQQQGRLTRLSVAVVVDDQVKVDANGESTRAPWGAEDLARFTRLVQDAVGFDASRGDSVTVINVPFAADRGEEIADIAFYQQPWFWDIVKQVLGVLFILVLVFGVLRPVLNNITGGGKQAATDSDMELGGMIGLDGELANDRVSLGGPTSILLPSPSEGYEAQLNAIKGLVAEDPGRVAQVVKEWINADE, encoded by the coding sequence ATGGCTGAAGCAGTCGTCGAAAACGCCCCCGCCAAGAGCGGATCGCCCGCGAGCAAGCCGCCGTTGTTCGGCATGGCGTTTCTGGAAAACATCTCGCAGATGCCCATGCTGCGCCAGGTTGGCCTGCTGGTCGGGTTGGCGGCGAGCGTGGCGATCGGCTTTGCCGTGGTGCTGTGGTCGCAGCAGCCGGACTACCGCCCGCTGTATGGCAGCCTGGCGGGCATGGACACCAAGCAGGTCATGGATACCTTGGCCGCTGCCGATATTCCCTACAATGTCGAGCCCAACTCCGGTGCTCTGCTGGTCAAGGCCGACGACCTCTCCCGTGCGCGCCTGAAACTGGCAGCCGCCGGTGTGGCGCCAAGCGACGGCAACGTCGGTTTCGAACTGCTCGACAAGGAGCAGGGCCTGGGCACCAGCCAGTTCATGGAAGCCACCCGCTACCGTCGCAGCCTGGAAGGCGAGCTGGCGCGTACCGTTTCCAGCCTGAACAACGTCAAGGCCGCACGTGTGCACCTGGCGATCCCGAAAAGCTCGGTGTTCGTGCGCGATGAGCGCAAGCCGAGCGCCTCGGTGCTGGTCGAGCTGTATCCGGGCCGTGCGCTGGAAGCGGGCCAGGTAATGGCCATCGTCAATCTGGTCGCCACCAGCGTACCGGAACTGGACAAATCTCAGGTCACCGTGGTCGACCAGAAGGGCAACCTGCTCTCCGAACAGTTGCAAGACACGGCGCTGACCATGGCCGGCAAGCAGTTCGACTACAGCCGCCGCATGGAAGGCATGCTCACCCAGCGGGTGCACAACATCCTGCAGCCGGTACTGGGTAACGACCGCTACAAGGCCGAAGTGTCTGCCGACCTCGACTTCAGCGCGGTGGAATCCACCTCCGAGCAATTCAACCCGGATCAGCCGGCGCTGCGCAGCGAGCAGTCGGTCAACGAACAGCGCGCCAGCAGCCAGGGCCCGCAAGGTGTGCCGGGTGCCTTGAGCAACCAGCCGCCAGGCCCGGCCTCGGCGCCGCAGACCACCGGCGGTGCCGCAGGCGCCGCCGGTGCCATCCAGCCTGGCCAGCCGCTGGTGGACGCCAACGGCCAGCAGGTCATGGACCCGGCCACCGGCCAGCCGATGCTTGCCCCATACCCTTCGGACAAGCGTCTGCAGACCACCAAGAACTTCGAGCTGGACCGCTCCATCAGCCACACCCGCCAGCAGCAGGGTCGCTTGACGCGCCTGTCGGTCGCGGTGGTGGTCGATGACCAGGTCAAGGTCGACGCCAATGGCGAAAGCACCCGTGCGCCATGGGGCGCCGAAGACCTGGCGCGCTTCACCCGCCTGGTGCAGGACGCCGTGGGCTTCGATGCCAGCCGTGGCGACAGCGTGACGGTGATCAACGTGCCGTTCGCCGCTGACCGTGGCGAAGAGATCGCCGACATCGCCTTCTACCAGCAGCCGTGGTTCTGGGACATCGTCAAGCAGGTACTGGGCGTGCTGTTCATCCTGGTGCTGGTATTCGGCGTGTTGCGCCCGGTGCTCAACAACATCACTGGCGGCGGCAAGCAAGCTGCCACAGACAGCGACATGGAGCTGGGCGGCATGATCGGTCTGGATGGCGAACTGGCCAACGACCGCGTCAG
- a CDS encoding sigma-54-dependent transcriptional regulator, translating to MAIKVLLVEDDRALRQALGDTLEIGGFAYQAVGSAEEALEAVAGEAFSLVVSDVNMPGMDGHQLLAQLRRHHPQLPVLLMTAHAAVERAVEAMRQGAADYLVKPFEPRALLSLVERHAAGRLAADEGPVACEAASRQLLELAARVARSDSTVLICGESGTGKEVLARYIHQQSPRAAQPFVAINCAAIPDNMLEATLFGHEKGAFTGAIAAQAGKFEQAEGGTLLLDEISEMPLGLQAKLLRVLQEREVERVGGRKPIALDIRVLATSNRDMAGEVAAGRFREDLFYRLSVFPLAWQPLRERAGDILPLAERLLARHVAKMKHAPVRLSAEARACLQAHTWPGNVRELDNALQRALILQQGGVIEAADFCLAGAIPLSAAPQAIIAPVSVDAVADAGGLGDDMRRHEFQMIIDTLRAERGRRKEAAERLGISPRTLRYKLAQMRDAGLDVEASLYG from the coding sequence ATGGCAATCAAGGTGCTGCTGGTCGAGGATGACCGTGCCCTGCGTCAGGCGCTGGGCGACACCCTGGAAATCGGTGGCTTCGCCTACCAGGCCGTTGGCAGTGCCGAGGAAGCGCTGGAAGCGGTAGCGGGCGAAGCGTTCAGCCTGGTGGTCAGCGACGTGAACATGCCAGGCATGGACGGCCACCAGTTGCTGGCGCAATTGCGTCGCCATCACCCGCAGTTGCCGGTGCTGCTGATGACCGCTCATGCGGCTGTGGAGCGTGCGGTGGAAGCCATGCGCCAGGGCGCGGCCGATTACCTGGTAAAGCCGTTCGAGCCCAGGGCGCTGCTGAGTTTGGTCGAGCGCCACGCGGCGGGGCGTCTGGCGGCAGACGAAGGGCCGGTGGCCTGCGAGGCGGCCAGCCGGCAACTGCTGGAGCTGGCCGCACGCGTTGCCCGCAGCGACTCCACCGTGCTCATTTGCGGTGAGTCGGGTACCGGCAAGGAAGTGCTGGCGCGCTATATCCATCAGCAGTCGCCGCGGGCAGCGCAGCCGTTCGTGGCGATCAACTGCGCGGCGATCCCCGACAACATGCTCGAAGCCACCCTGTTCGGCCATGAAAAAGGCGCGTTCACCGGCGCCATCGCCGCCCAGGCCGGCAAGTTCGAGCAGGCTGAAGGCGGCACCCTGCTGCTCGACGAGATCTCCGAGATGCCTTTGGGCCTGCAGGCCAAGTTGCTGCGTGTGTTGCAGGAGCGTGAGGTGGAGCGGGTCGGTGGGCGCAAGCCTATTGCTCTGGACATCCGCGTGCTGGCTACCAGCAACCGCGACATGGCCGGTGAAGTGGCGGCGGGGCGCTTCCGTGAGGACCTGTTCTATCGTCTGTCGGTATTCCCCTTGGCCTGGCAGCCCCTGCGCGAGCGCGCCGGCGATATCCTGCCGCTGGCCGAACGCTTGCTGGCGCGGCATGTGGCGAAGATGAAGCATGCGCCGGTACGCCTTTCTGCAGAGGCTCGCGCCTGTCTGCAGGCGCACACTTGGCCGGGTAACGTGCGTGAGCTGGACAACGCCTTGCAGCGGGCGCTGATCCTGCAGCAGGGCGGGGTGATCGAGGCGGCGGATTTCTGTCTGGCAGGCGCCATTCCCTTGTCGGCGGCGCCGCAAGCCATTATTGCGCCGGTATCGGTCGATGCCGTGGCCGATGCCGGCGGCCTGGGCGACGACATGCGTCGCCACGAATTCCAGATGATCATCGACACCTTGCGCGCCGAACGCGGCCGCCGCAAGGAGGCGGCCGAGCGGCTCGGCATCAGCCCGCGAACCCTGCGCTACAAGCTGGCGCAGATGCGCGATGCCGGGCTGGACGTGGAAGCCAGCCTGTACGGCTGA